AGGGTGACCAGGATCACGATGAACGTCAGAAATACGATGAAGTCTCTCTGCGGGAACGGGCTGCCGTCCTGCAACGTCGTTGGCAGCGAGAGAGCTGCAGCCAGAGAGACGACTCCGCGCATACCGGTCCAGCCAACGACAAATACCTCTCGCGGTTTCGGCGTCTTTGTGGTCGTGTGATTGAGCCGGCAACGTACGAAATTCCCCAGCCAGGAACCAGGAAATACCCATAGCAGGCGCAGCAGGATCAGGAGCAGGCTGAAGATGGCGCCATCGAGGATCATTCCAGAGAGGTTGTATCCGCGGATCGATGCGAGGATCGATGGAAGCTGCAAACCAATCAGGACGAAGACCAGTCCGTTCAGGACAAAGGTAAAGGACTGCCAGAAGGACGAGACCTGAATGCGGACCGTTGGCGTGAACATGTCCGTGCTGCGTCTGGTCAGGTAGATTCCGCAGGCCACAACCGCCAGTACGCCGGAGGAGTGGACAGCGTCCGTAATGAAGTAGGCCGCGTAGGGCACCAGAATGCTCAAAGCAATCTCAATGGGTCCGTCGTCAATGCGGCGTTCCACGCAATAGGCGATCCAGCCGACGAGCAAGCCAAGGCCGACGCCTCCCAGCGTGAGCCATGCCAGCGAAAGGAGTCCTCCCGATACGGTCGGCACACTTCCGCTTACGACAATCGCAATCGCAAACTCGAGCGCCAGGAGACCGGTCGCGTCGTTGATGAGACTCTCCCCTTCCAGCACATCCACGATGCGGTTTGGCAGGCCGATGCGGCGGGCGATGGAAGTGGCGGCGATGGCGTCTGTGGGCGCGACAACTGCTCCAAGCACGAGGGCGAGACGCCAGTCAAAGCCAGAAAGAACCTTCGGTCCGATCAGGGCAACTCCCAGGACTGTGAATCCGACGAGGCCAAATGCCAGAAAGAGGATGATCGCCAGATGCAGGCGAAAGTCACGCCAGGACGTTGCCCATGCCGAAGCGTAGAGCAATGGTGGCAGGACCACGAGAAAGATCAGGTCCGGATCAAGCGCGATCCGTGGAATTCCGGGAACAAACCCCAGCAGCAGTCCCCCAAGGATCATCACAATCGGGTACGGTGTCCCGATCTTTCGCGCAAGCTGGCCGAAAGCGATGATGAATAAGAGAAGCAGCAGAAAAAGCAATTCTACGGTTCGGATATCAGTCATCCAGCGTACCTCCGGTGACGTGTTTGCCTTGTAGCCAAGATTGCTGAGATTGGGTCGCTCGCGGCTGGCCCGATCTTATGGACGGCCATGCCTTAGGATGAGGCAATGGCTCCAATTTCCGGTCATCCAAATTTACGCGCATCCATCCTGGAGATCGAGAACCTGCACGTGTGGTTTGGCGCGAAGGAAGTTGTACGCGGCGTGAGCCTCACGCTGGAGCGCGGTGAGGTTTTGGGCCTCGTGGGCGAATCCGGCTCTGGAAAGAGTGTCACGTCGCTGGCGATTCTGGGGCTGCTCGATCCTGCGGCTCGAGTGGAGGGATCGATTCGCTGGCAAGGCCGCGAGTTGCTCGGTCTTTCGAACAAGGAGCTGCGTACGATTCGCGGACGGAAGATTGCGATGATCTTTCAGGAGCCGATGACGGCGCTGAATCCTGTCATGACGGTGGGAAGGCAGATCTCAGAGGCGATTCTCGCGCATACTCGGGGGAAATCCGGCAAGGAAGCGAAGCGTGAGGCGATTGCGGCGCTGGAGTCGGTGGCGATTCCGGATTCGGCGCGGCGGTTTGGAGATTATCCGCACCAGTTCTCGGGCGGGCAACGGCAGCGCATTCTCATCGCGATGGCGCTGGTGCATCAGCCGCAATTGCTGATTGCCGATGAGCCGACAACCGCGCTCGACGTGACGGTGCAGGCGCAAGTACTGGAGCTGATGCGCACCTTGCAGCGGGAGCGTGGGCTTTCGATGCTATTCACCAGCCACGATCTGGCGA
This portion of the Acidicapsa acidisoli genome encodes:
- a CDS encoding Na+/H+ antiporter; amino-acid sequence: MTDIRTVELLFLLLLLFIIAFGQLARKIGTPYPIVMILGGLLLGFVPGIPRIALDPDLIFLVVLPPLLYASAWATSWRDFRLHLAIILFLAFGLVGFTVLGVALIGPKVLSGFDWRLALVLGAVVAPTDAIAATSIARRIGLPNRIVDVLEGESLINDATGLLALEFAIAIVVSGSVPTVSGGLLSLAWLTLGGVGLGLLVGWIAYCVERRIDDGPIEIALSILVPYAAYFITDAVHSSGVLAVVACGIYLTRRSTDMFTPTVRIQVSSFWQSFTFVLNGLVFVLIGLQLPSILASIRGYNLSGMILDGAIFSLLLILLRLLWVFPGSWLGNFVRCRLNHTTTKTPKPREVFVVGWTGMRGVVSLAAALSLPTTLQDGSPFPQRDFIVFLTFIVILVTLVLQGLTLTPLVRALGLHGSAGPDYEEQEARRIVIEAAISHLESIREERSEELDHIIDDIVGHYRHRLASLQPAEADPEHVSHHYSFVEISRETARIERETAVRLRDEGRINDQVLRRIQRELDLSESRFIDPDEE
- a CDS encoding ABC transporter ATP-binding protein, whose amino-acid sequence is MAPISGHPNLRASILEIENLHVWFGAKEVVRGVSLTLERGEVLGLVGESGSGKSVTSLAILGLLDPAARVEGSIRWQGRELLGLSNKELRTIRGRKIAMIFQEPMTALNPVMTVGRQISEAILAHTRGKSGKEAKREAIAALESVAIPDSARRFGDYPHQFSGGQRQRILIAMALVHQPQLLIADEPTTALDVTVQAQVLELMRTLQRERGLSMLFTSHDLAIVGQMAGRVAVMRSGQILESGPSRQVLTEPRHPYTKSLLGAVPTLRTDRNLPLATLAHDAAGAPGQLTVTETERES